One stretch of Desulfocurvus vexinensis DSM 17965 DNA includes these proteins:
- a CDS encoding transglycosylase SLT domain-containing protein, with translation MVLAWGTLTLLALVTLAQAAEIPREALAHRSTLVRAARAEWGLGAPVAVMAAQVHQESRWRADAVSPVGAQGLAQFMPATARWLPEVAPQTGTPEPWNPGWALRALAAYDLWLWRRVEAADDCNRWALTLSAYNGGLGWVRRDAALARAHGLDPLRWWGQVEAVNAGRGPAAWRENRTYPRRIMLHLTPLYAAAGWGQGVCP, from the coding sequence GTGGTCTTGGCGTGGGGCACCCTCACGCTGTTGGCCCTGGTCACGCTGGCTCAGGCCGCCGAGATCCCGCGCGAGGCCCTGGCCCACCGCAGCACCCTGGTGCGCGCGGCGCGGGCGGAGTGGGGCCTCGGGGCCCCGGTGGCCGTGATGGCCGCGCAAGTCCACCAGGAGAGCCGCTGGCGGGCCGACGCTGTATCGCCCGTCGGGGCCCAGGGGCTGGCGCAGTTCATGCCCGCGACGGCGCGCTGGCTGCCCGAAGTCGCACCGCAGACCGGCACCCCGGAGCCCTGGAACCCCGGCTGGGCCCTGCGGGCTCTGGCGGCCTACGACCTGTGGCTGTGGCGGCGCGTGGAGGCGGCGGACGACTGCAACCGCTGGGCGCTGACGCTGTCGGCCTACAACGGCGGGCTGGGCTGGGTGCGCCGCGATGCGGCCCTGGCCCGGGCCCACGGGCTGGACCCCTTGCGCTGGTGGGGCCAGGTGGAGGCCGTCAACGCCGGGCGCGGCCCGGCGGCCTGGAGGGAGAACCGGACCTACCCGCGCCGCATCATGCTGCACCTGACGCCGCTGTACGCGGCGGCGGGCTGGGGCCAGGGGGTATGCCCGTGA
- a CDS encoding DUF2786 domain-containing protein, with amino-acid sequence MDSQARLLDKVRKLLALAGSDNEHEAAAAAAKAQALLAEHNLSLADVPADETGTSAWTAEHRTRKCLEKWAHRLAFHTAEAFGCQYFHDCNGRTSFVGCGADPEVCAWTFGYLYRTLLRLGSRYMGRPDSRRRFRGSRSKNRARAAYLYGLAQTVGQRLQAQSLITPATEAALVPLKDTAIQEAMPPGLRIRQISAPQSPARWDGVRDGATVPLSTPVTGPAPSRAIQ; translated from the coding sequence ATGGATAGCCAAGCCAGGCTCCTGGACAAGGTCCGCAAGTTGTTGGCCCTGGCGGGGAGTGACAATGAGCACGAGGCGGCAGCCGCTGCGGCAAAAGCCCAGGCGCTGCTGGCGGAGCACAACCTCTCCCTGGCGGACGTGCCTGCTGACGAGACGGGCACGTCCGCGTGGACAGCCGAACACCGCACCCGCAAATGCCTGGAGAAGTGGGCGCATCGGCTGGCCTTCCACACCGCTGAGGCCTTCGGCTGCCAGTACTTCCATGACTGTAACGGGCGCACGTCCTTTGTCGGCTGCGGCGCCGATCCCGAGGTGTGCGCGTGGACGTTCGGCTACCTGTACCGGACGCTGCTGCGCCTCGGGTCGCGGTATATGGGCCGCCCCGATTCCCGGCGGCGGTTCCGGGGCAGCCGGTCCAAAAACCGGGCGCGGGCCGCATACCTCTATGGATTGGCGCAGACGGTAGGGCAGCGCCTCCAGGCGCAGAGCCTGATCACACCCGCGACCGAGGCGGCACTGGTCCCGCTCAAGGACACGGCGATCCAGGAGGCTATGCCGCCGGGCTTGCGTATCCGTCAGATATCCGCGCCGCAGTCGCCCGCCCGGTGGGACGGCGTGCGGGACGGGGCCACGGTGCCGCTGTCCACGCCCGTGACCGGGCCCGCACCCTCCCGGGCAATCCAATAA
- a CDS encoding HU family DNA-binding protein produces the protein MNKTELIAAVTKGNSYRGMTNEEILTSTFAVITQELQRGGEVMLTGFGKFSVATRPARQGRNPKTGEPISIPASRTVRFAPAKGLKGAVNG, from the coding sequence ATGAACAAGACGGAACTGATCGCTGCGGTAACGAAGGGGAATTCCTACCGGGGCATGACCAATGAGGAAATCCTGACTTCCACGTTCGCGGTCATAACGCAGGAGCTGCAACGTGGCGGCGAGGTCATGCTCACCGGCTTTGGCAAGTTCTCGGTTGCGACCCGCCCCGCCCGGCAGGGCCGCAACCCCAAGACCGGCGAGCCCATCTCTATCCCGGCCTCCCGCACCGTGCGGTTCGCCCCCGCCAAGGGCCTCAAGGGGGCGGTGAATGGATAG
- a CDS encoding DDE-type integrase/transposase/recombinase codes for MNPQLAELDYLRDVAERLADAPHGQRGAVVAEATELLRCSRQQLYRRLRDVGWASGRKARADRGRLSIPEDVAVHAAALVRQAVRANGKRTLTISDSLEIMRENGHGVVNPATGEVVLPKSPTTLARAMRRFGCHPGQLAQGKPCVHMRSLHPNHTWQVDPSLCVLFYLRTGGLAVMDEAAFYKNKPGNMARIANERVWRYVIVDHYSGSIFVKYVLSPGETAQGLVDVFLEAISKRSADDPLHGVPAQLLMDCGSANTSHLFLNLLDRLGVRHLTHLPGNPRAKGAVEVANNIVERRFEGRLAYLRVESLEQLQAEADRWRKHFNAYERHSRTGRTRNDLWLTITEAQLRLAPPLDLCRELVTTKPKEATVRADMTISHAVRGYGRADYDLRYVPGLVPQSKVQVVVNPYRAPAVDVIVPDPVAGESVWTVEPVAKTDAGFWAAAPIIGQEFQALPDTQADMRTKEIEALTGGADRKNLRAPEGLDVMADLKAAPTYIPRRGRDLGLDAARREVAPLSHIEAARALKAALGAAWTAERYAWLVQRYPGGVPADEIDAIAARLAAPEPRAGAVLRAVGGHNA; via the coding sequence ATGAACCCGCAACTGGCCGAGCTGGACTACCTGCGCGACGTAGCCGAACGGCTGGCCGACGCGCCGCACGGGCAGCGCGGGGCTGTGGTGGCCGAGGCCACCGAGCTGCTGCGCTGCTCCCGCCAGCAGCTCTATCGGCGCCTGCGCGACGTGGGCTGGGCCAGCGGGCGCAAAGCCCGGGCCGACCGTGGTCGCCTCTCCATCCCCGAAGACGTCGCCGTCCACGCGGCGGCCCTGGTGCGCCAGGCCGTGCGCGCCAATGGCAAGCGCACGCTGACGATCTCCGACTCGTTGGAGATCATGCGCGAAAACGGCCACGGCGTGGTGAACCCCGCGACAGGCGAGGTTGTCCTGCCCAAGTCCCCGACGACGCTGGCGCGGGCCATGCGCCGCTTCGGGTGCCACCCCGGTCAGTTGGCCCAAGGCAAGCCGTGCGTCCACATGCGCAGCCTGCACCCCAACCACACCTGGCAGGTGGACCCATCGCTCTGCGTACTGTTCTACCTGCGCACCGGCGGGTTGGCCGTGATGGACGAAGCCGCCTTCTACAAGAACAAGCCCGGCAACATGGCCCGCATCGCCAACGAGCGCGTGTGGCGCTATGTGATCGTGGACCACTACTCCGGCTCCATCTTCGTCAAATACGTCCTCTCCCCGGGTGAGACGGCCCAGGGTCTGGTGGACGTGTTCCTGGAGGCCATCAGCAAGCGGAGTGCGGATGACCCGTTGCACGGGGTTCCGGCGCAGCTGCTCATGGACTGCGGCTCCGCCAACACCTCGCACCTGTTCCTCAATCTCCTGGACCGCCTGGGTGTCCGCCACCTGACCCACTTGCCCGGCAACCCCCGGGCCAAGGGGGCCGTGGAGGTCGCCAACAACATCGTCGAGCGGCGCTTCGAGGGGCGGCTGGCCTACCTGCGCGTGGAGTCCCTGGAGCAGCTCCAGGCCGAGGCCGACCGCTGGCGCAAGCACTTCAACGCCTACGAGCGCCACTCCCGCACCGGGCGCACCCGCAACGACCTCTGGCTGACCATCACCGAGGCGCAACTGCGCCTGGCCCCGCCTCTGGACCTGTGCAGGGAGTTGGTGACCACCAAGCCCAAGGAGGCCACCGTGCGCGCGGACATGACCATCAGCCACGCCGTCCGGGGCTACGGGCGCGCCGACTACGATCTCCGCTACGTCCCCGGGCTGGTGCCCCAGTCCAAGGTCCAGGTTGTGGTCAACCCCTACCGGGCCCCGGCGGTGGACGTGATCGTGCCCGACCCGGTGGCGGGCGAATCGGTCTGGACCGTCGAGCCTGTCGCCAAGACCGATGCGGGGTTCTGGGCGGCGGCCCCGATCATTGGCCAGGAATTCCAGGCTCTGCCGGACACCCAGGCCGACATGCGCACGAAGGAGATCGAGGCGCTGACCGGCGGTGCGGACCGCAAAAACCTGCGAGCCCCCGAAGGCCTCGACGTTATGGCCGACCTCAAGGCCGCCCCCACCTACATCCCCCGGCGCGGGCGCGATCTGGGCCTGGACGCCGCCCGGCGCGAGGTCGCTCCGCTGTCGCACATCGAGGCCGCCCGCGCCCTCAAGGCGGCCCTGGGCGCCGCCTGGACTGCGGAACGATACGCCTGGCTGGTGCAACGCTACCCCGGCGGCGTCCCCGCCGACGAGATAGACGCAATTGCCGCGCGCCTGGCCGCCCCCGAGCCTCGGGCCGGAGCGGTCCTGCGCGCTGTGGGAGGGCACAATGCTTAG
- a CDS encoding DNA cytosine methyltransferase — translation MALCAGAGGLELGFHLLFPGEYRTVCAVERSGHAASAFLAGVEAAGLPLPAVWSDLHSFAGRPWRGVVDIVSAGYPCQPFSDAGRRRGKDDQRHLWPEVRRIVTEVQPPICFFENVSGHVRRGLAAVHADLLALGYRIEAGLYSAAECGAPHVRARVFILAVKALADAQGLPQDTISLCSSPQPTRPGLCGTGVAYPPGVGHEISVEGSIPAEHQPACRGCAGREAVAHPNSVRQQQPQRAQSQERRRPGHSSIGSACPNRAWPWPANAASPQHPWEAPRTIEPGLGGATHGLASRSERLYLLGNGVVPVAAALAFVDLWQRLHL, via the coding sequence ATGGCTTTATGTGCCGGGGCAGGCGGCCTCGAACTTGGGTTCCACCTGCTGTTCCCAGGAGAATACCGCACTGTCTGTGCTGTCGAACGGTCGGGACACGCTGCGTCCGCTTTCTTGGCGGGGGTGGAAGCGGCGGGATTACCTCTCCCGGCTGTCTGGTCTGACCTACACTCGTTCGCAGGCCGCCCGTGGCGTGGAGTTGTGGATATCGTCTCTGCGGGCTACCCGTGCCAGCCGTTCAGTGACGCAGGTCGGCGTCGTGGAAAAGATGACCAGCGCCATTTGTGGCCTGAGGTCAGGAGGATTGTTACAGAAGTTCAACCGCCAATCTGTTTCTTCGAGAATGTTTCAGGGCACGTTAGGCGCGGACTGGCTGCCGTCCACGCTGATCTCCTCGCTTTGGGTTACCGAATTGAGGCGGGACTTTACAGCGCGGCAGAATGTGGCGCGCCGCATGTTCGCGCCCGAGTATTCATCTTGGCTGTCAAGGCCTTGGCCGACGCCCAAGGCCTCCCGCAGGACACCATCTCCCTGTGCAGTTCGCCGCAACCAACCAGACCTGGACTATGCGGTACTGGCGTGGCCTACCCCCCTGGCGTCGGACACGAAATATCGGTTGAGGGGAGTATCCCAGCAGAGCACCAGCCTGCCTGCCGTGGTTGCGCAGGTCGAGAGGCTGTGGCCCACCCCAACAGCGTGCGGCAACAACAACCGCAAAGGGCTCAGTCCCAAGAGCGGCGACGGCCTGGCCACAGCAGTATTGGGTCTGCCTGCCCAAACCGTGCTTGGCCATGGCCGGCCAATGCCGCCTCTCCGCAGCACCCCTGGGAGGCGCCGCGAACAATTGAACCCGGATTGGGTGGAGCAACTCATGGGTTGGCCAGCAGGTCTGAGCGCCTGTACCTGCTCGGCAACGGAGTGGTCCCGGTGGCTGCGGCGCTGGCGTTCGTGGATTTGTGGCAACGACTGCATTTATAA
- a CDS encoding host-nuclease inhibitor Gam family protein, which yields MTKRLKPQGEIITTMEQAKAALAEMAQLERRLRAIEADMNENMDVIKANADAEAAPHKERQKALGTALNGFAEVNRAELFARRKSLELPHGVIGWRQSTSIVARAKVKMGHVLEKLKDLGWLDAVKTSETVNKEAMRDWTDGKLDAVGMERKVTDQFFIEISAEALKGEA from the coding sequence GTGACCAAGAGACTCAAGCCGCAAGGCGAAATCATCACCACCATGGAACAGGCCAAGGCCGCCCTGGCCGAAATGGCGCAACTCGAACGGCGCTTGCGGGCCATCGAGGCGGACATGAACGAGAACATGGACGTCATCAAGGCCAACGCGGACGCCGAGGCCGCGCCGCACAAGGAGCGCCAGAAGGCCCTGGGCACGGCGCTGAACGGTTTCGCCGAGGTCAACCGGGCCGAGCTGTTCGCCCGGCGCAAAAGCCTGGAGCTGCCCCACGGCGTCATCGGCTGGCGCCAGTCCACCAGCATTGTGGCCCGGGCCAAGGTCAAGATGGGCCACGTGCTGGAGAAGCTCAAAGACCTGGGCTGGCTCGACGCCGTGAAGACCAGCGAGACCGTGAACAAGGAAGCCATGCGCGACTGGACCGATGGCAAGCTCGATGCCGTGGGCATGGAGCGCAAGGTGACGGATCAGTTCTTCATCGAAATCTCCGCCGAAGCCCTCAAGGGTGAGGCGTAA
- a CDS encoding DNA-binding protein, which yields MNHSTIRTPEEVKAEFRRKGLSIAAWARQRGYSEALARMILNGDRSPQRGMSHAIAVDLGLKRGDVVSDDRIAEAI from the coding sequence ATGAATCACAGCACAATTCGCACTCCTGAAGAGGTAAAGGCCGAGTTCCGCCGCAAGGGCCTCTCCATCGCCGCCTGGGCCCGTCAGCGGGGATACTCCGAGGCTCTGGCCCGTATGATCCTCAACGGGGATCGGTCGCCCCAGCGTGGCATGAGCCACGCCATCGCGGTGGACCTGGGGCTGAAGCGCGGCGATGTCGTCAGCGACGATCGCATTGCCGAGGCCATCTAG
- a CDS encoding gp16 family protein, with product MSATPRRSHRTYSEGYLKSLIKLIHVAKRELSLDDPTYRAMLDQLTGQPSAKGLTGPQLERVVDHLRRKGFQAQAGRGGPKVEMLADDPQSRMIRALWLQLHDLGQVRDPGELALARFVQRQTHISRLEWLSTAAASSVIEALKAWVIRAGGELL from the coding sequence ATGAGCGCAACGCCCCGACGCTCTCACCGCACATATTCCGAGGGCTACCTCAAATCTCTGATCAAGTTGATCCATGTGGCCAAGCGTGAGTTGTCTCTGGATGATCCCACCTACAGGGCCATGCTGGATCAGTTGACCGGGCAGCCCAGCGCAAAGGGGTTGACGGGCCCCCAGCTGGAGCGCGTGGTGGATCACCTGCGCCGTAAGGGCTTCCAGGCACAGGCAGGCAGGGGCGGTCCAAAAGTGGAGATGTTGGCAGACGATCCTCAATCCCGGATGATCCGCGCCCTGTGGTTGCAGCTGCATGACCTCGGCCAGGTGCGCGATCCGGGAGAGCTGGCCCTGGCGCGATTCGTCCAACGTCAGACGCATATTTCTCGCCTGGAGTGGCTCAGTACAGCTGCGGCCAGTAGCGTCATCGAGGCGCTCAAGGCGTGGGTGATCCGAGCTGGAGGTGAGCTGCTATGA
- a CDS encoding putative holin: MRAPRLYPAYLLAAPLLVAVWLLAPQQLGVILYKCALVVLAGIAGYLLDRWAFPYGRPHLAAPDATPDAPGAEGRGLDCWAWLYIAATLRRALIIAAAMLAVGLGL; this comes from the coding sequence ATGCGTGCTCCCCGGCTGTACCCCGCCTATCTGCTCGCCGCGCCGCTGCTGGTCGCGGTCTGGCTGCTGGCCCCGCAGCAGCTCGGCGTGATCCTGTACAAATGCGCCCTGGTCGTGCTGGCCGGGATTGCGGGCTATCTGCTGGACCGCTGGGCGTTCCCGTACGGGCGCCCGCATCTGGCGGCCCCCGACGCCACACCCGACGCCCCAGGCGCCGAGGGCCGGGGCCTGGACTGCTGGGCCTGGCTGTACATCGCGGCCACCCTGCGCCGGGCGCTGATCATCGCCGCCGCCATGCTGGCGGTGGGGCTGGGGCTGTGA
- a CDS encoding AAA family ATPase translates to MLRLKAVIEALGISQREVADAAGISPAALTQLVRHGRWPKRRSRGEIRQQVMDFLRQHGAPADALDAAFDKVGTTAARPAAQEETMLLRRQGLFPETRRHFSLPVDPFSDDVRTHEDVFLSKDIRYVRESMYHVARHGGFLAVVGESGSGKSTLRRDLVDRISREGQPVLVIEPYVLGMEDNDKIGKTLKALHITEAIMATVAPLRKVASSPEARFRQLHTALRESSQAGNSHLLIIEEAHGLSIPTLKHLKRFLELEDGFKRLLGVILLGQPELKQKLSEGSHEVREVVQRCEMVELRPMNGSLIDYLKFKFSRVGVDLAKVITEDAVEALRAKLTGPNSLRGSRDSVSLVYPLAVGNMLTASMNMAADLGSPLVTADVIKSV, encoded by the coding sequence ATGCTTAGGCTCAAGGCCGTCATCGAGGCGCTGGGCATTTCCCAGCGCGAGGTCGCGGACGCGGCGGGGATATCCCCGGCTGCTCTGACCCAGCTCGTCCGGCACGGTCGCTGGCCCAAGCGACGCAGCCGAGGCGAAATCCGCCAGCAGGTGATGGACTTTTTGCGGCAGCACGGGGCTCCCGCCGACGCCCTGGATGCCGCATTCGACAAGGTCGGCACAACCGCAGCCCGCCCGGCTGCACAGGAGGAAACCATGCTGCTTCGTAGACAAGGCCTGTTCCCCGAGACCCGGCGCCATTTCAGCCTGCCCGTCGACCCGTTCTCCGACGACGTGCGCACCCACGAGGACGTGTTCCTGTCCAAGGACATTCGCTATGTGCGCGAGTCCATGTATCACGTCGCCCGCCACGGGGGGTTCCTCGCCGTGGTCGGCGAGAGCGGGTCGGGCAAATCCACCCTGCGGCGCGACCTGGTCGACCGCATTTCGCGCGAGGGGCAGCCCGTGCTGGTCATTGAGCCCTACGTCCTGGGCATGGAGGACAACGACAAGATCGGCAAGACGCTGAAGGCGCTGCACATAACCGAGGCCATAATGGCCACCGTCGCGCCGCTGCGCAAGGTCGCCTCCAGCCCCGAGGCGCGGTTCCGCCAGCTGCACACCGCCCTGCGCGAATCCAGCCAGGCGGGGAACAGCCACCTGTTAATAATCGAAGAGGCCCACGGTCTGAGCATCCCGACGCTCAAGCACCTGAAACGGTTCCTGGAGCTGGAGGACGGCTTCAAGCGCCTGCTGGGCGTGATCCTGCTGGGCCAGCCCGAGCTGAAGCAGAAACTCAGCGAGGGCTCGCACGAGGTCCGCGAGGTGGTCCAGCGGTGCGAAATGGTCGAGCTGCGGCCCATGAATGGCTCCCTGATTGACTACCTGAAATTCAAGTTTTCCCGGGTCGGAGTGGATCTGGCCAAGGTCATCACCGAGGACGCCGTCGAGGCCCTGCGCGCCAAGCTCACCGGCCCCAACAGCCTGCGCGGCAGTCGGGACAGCGTGTCCCTGGTCTACCCGCTCGCCGTCGGGAACATGCTCACCGCCAGCATGAATATGGCCGCCGACCTCGGCTCCCCGCTGGTGACCGCAGATGTGATCAAGAGCGTCTAA
- a CDS encoding helix-turn-helix domain-containing protein: protein MPENPLGDRLALVRGKMTQQQFAQRLGVSRNTLVRYEKGDRIPDATFLAQVISEFGIDANWLLLGVGEPPAPKLTPREAALLDNYRNSPAEEQRSLETMCALLAKRGGDEETEAGRNKKAG, encoded by the coding sequence ATGCCCGAAAATCCCCTAGGCGACAGACTTGCCCTCGTTCGAGGAAAAATGACGCAACAACAATTTGCCCAACGATTAGGGGTGAGTAGGAATACTCTGGTTCGATATGAAAAGGGCGACCGGATTCCGGACGCGACCTTCTTGGCGCAGGTCATTTCTGAGTTTGGGATAGATGCCAATTGGCTACTCTTGGGCGTCGGCGAGCCCCCCGCACCAAAGCTGACCCCGCGCGAGGCGGCGCTGCTGGACAATTATCGAAACAGCCCCGCCGAGGAACAACGGAGCCTCGAAACGATGTGCGCTCTGCTCGCGAAACGAGGGGGGGACGAGGAGACGGAGGCTGGGCGGAATAAGAAGGCGGGGTAA
- a CDS encoding Mor transcription activator family protein — protein MSDRQPGAELLTDLAAKTRELAEAHGLDAIRAQRLGDAVATRMADEWGGQQVYFPMDMLARNSERNAQIYKDFNGGNVADLAARHSLSIQAIYRILRAEREARRPAQHTLF, from the coding sequence ATGAGCGATCGCCAACCCGGGGCGGAACTGCTGACCGACTTGGCGGCCAAGACCAGAGAGTTGGCCGAGGCGCATGGGCTGGACGCAATCCGCGCCCAGCGCCTCGGTGACGCCGTCGCCACACGCATGGCCGACGAGTGGGGCGGCCAGCAGGTCTATTTCCCTATGGATATGCTGGCCCGCAATAGTGAGCGCAACGCTCAAATCTACAAAGACTTCAACGGCGGCAACGTCGCCGATCTGGCCGCGCGGCATAGCTTGAGCATCCAGGCGATCTATCGTATCCTGCGAGCCGAGCGCGAGGCCCGCCGCCCAGCCCAGCACACCCTGTTCTAG